The segment CCGGCCTGGCAGACATATGCGAAGTCCAGATCGCCTACGCCATCGGCGTGGCCGAGCCGGTTTCCGTGGTCGTCAGCTCCAGGGGCACCGGCCAGGTCTCCGACGAGCATCTGACCAAGGCCGTGACCGAAGTCTTCGACATGCGCCCCTACTTCATCCAGGAACGGCTCAAGCTGCGTCGTCCCATCTTCCGCAAGACCACCAACTACGGCCACTTCGGCCGCGAGCTCCCCGAATTCACCTGGGAAGCGACCGACGCCGTGGACGATCTGCGCACCGCCTGCAAGATCTAGCACCAACCATACGGCAGACATACCCTTGGGGGTGGGAGCACGGCTCCCGCCCCCTTTTTCCCATCCTCCGCCCGGCGGCGACCAGTCATTGCGCCCGCCACGACACATCGCCGCCCGGCACGGCCCCTCGCCTTCCGCACCAGTCCCCCTGTTTCGTACAAAATGATAAAAAAATACTATTTTGTAGCCTATTGTTACCCAAAAATGGCATTTTTTAATGACTTTCCTACATCTTCCTGCTAGGGATTTTCACCTTTATTACAGACTTGTTCAATTTCAACTTACTCTTGATTCCATTTGGAGCTCGAATGAACAACTACCCCAAAAGCAATGACGTCATCGGCAGCGTCAACCGAGGCAACGCCATTGAATCCGGACTCTGCACCCTGTGCAGGGCCGACTGTCAGGGCAAATGCGAGACATGGCTCTCGTCAATGCGCGGACGCGAAATCCTCTACCCCCGCGATTTCGGTATGGTCACCGCGGGCAGCGGCAACACCACCCATGTGGGCGTGTCCTACAATTCCCTCAGAATTCAGGGCCTGAACTACGGCGCGATGGGCGCGGCCAACACCGATGCCGACCTGCTCTTCACCGACGTCAGCCTGGAGACCTCCTTCGGCGCGCATGAAATCACCAAATGCAAGGTGCCCTTCATGACCGGTGCGCTGGGCTCCACCTTCATCGCCGCCAAGTACTGGGACGCCTTTGCCGTAGGCTGCGCCCTGGTGGGCGCCCCCATCGTCATCGGCGAGAACGTCGTCGGCGTGGACCGCGATGCCGAGATCAGCAACGGACGCATCCGCAAGGCCCCGGAACTGGAACGCCGCATCGACACCTACATGCGCTACTATGACGGCTACGGCGCCATCATCGTGCAGATGAACGTAGAGGACACCCGCAACGGCGTGGCCGAATACGTGGCCGAAAAGTACGGCGACAAGGTCATCATCGAGCTCAAATGGGGTCAGGGAGCCAAGAACATCGGCGGCGAGATCGAAGTTTCCAGCATCGAATACGCCCAGTTCCTCAAGAAGCGCGGCTACCTCGTCGACCCGGACCCCGAGAAGCCCGAGGTCAAGGACGGCTACGCCCGCGGATCGATCAAGCATTTCGCCAGGCACAGCAGGCTCGGCTACACGAACCTGTCCACCTACGAGCAGGTGCGCGACGAGTTCATGAACTCGATCAAGTATCTGCGCAAGCTCGGCTTCAAGCGCATCTCCCTGAAGACCGGCTCCTACGGCATGGAAGCCCTGGCCATGGCCATCAAGTTCGCCTCCGAGGCCGAACTCGACCTGCTGACCATGGACGGCTCCGGCGGCGGCACCGGCATGAGCCCCTGGAACATGATGGAAAGCTGGGGCGTGCCCTCCATCCTGCTCCACGCCAAGGCCCACGAGTACGCTTCCCGCCTGGCGGCTCGCGGCAAGCGCGTGGTGGACCTGTCCTTTGCCGGAGGTTTCGCCAAGGGCAGCAACATCTTCAAGGCGCTGGCCCTGGGCGCACCTTACGCCAAGATGATCTGCATGGGACGCGCCATGATGATACCCGGCTTCCTGGGAGCCAACATCGAAGGCGCGCTCTTCCCCGAACGGCGCGCCGCCGTCCACGGCAACTGGGACAAGCTCCCCGCCTCCGTCACCAATTACGGCAAGACTCCCGAGGAAATCTACGCCTGCTACCAGGACGTTGAAAAGTACGTCGGCGCGGACGAGATGAAGAACATCCCCCTCGGCGCGGTCGGCATCTGGAGCCTGGTGGACAAGTTGTCGGCAGCCCTGCAGCAGCTCATGTGCGGAGCGCGCAAGTTCCGCCTCGAAGAAATCAGCCGCGCGGACATCGCCTCGGGCAACCGCGAAACCGAACGGGAAACCGGCATCGGCTTCATCACCGACATCATGGACGAGACCGCCAAGAAGATTCTCGACATGTAACGTCGAATCACTCGCGTTGAAAAACGAAGGGGAGGACCGAACGGCCCTCCCCTTTTTCGTCGTTTCCGCTCCGCGAACCGACTTTACGGGCAGCAGGCGGGCTCATCCTCGCGCGACATGTCCACGCAAAGAATACGATGCCTGCCGCTGCTCTTGTGATAGAAGACGTGTGAGATGGTGATGCACAGATTGCCGGAGGCCAGGGAGATGTATGGCCGGGTGGTGAACTTTTCGAGCCCCGCCTGGATGGGCAGGAAATATTCCTTGAGCGAATGGTCTGCCCCCACCTCGGCGGGTTCATAAAGGAACCGCTTGCAGGTCGTGAGCCGCCGCTCATCGCAGACAGTTTCCGATATCTGGTTCCCGCGCATGTCGAGAACGTAAAGGCATTCCACCACATCATAGGTTTCGATGAAACCGGCCAATGCCGGCCCCGTGTCCTTGGCGGGCGTTTCGGCCAGCGACTGGCACATGGTCAGCACGATCAGGTCGTAGCTGGAATAGAGCCGCTTGGCGTCGGCAATCTGCTGGGTGCGGTTCTCCCGATGCCGCTCAGCCAGCGCATCGACCTTGGAGGACATGCCGGGCACCGCGTCCAGCCCCGGCGCGGGCCGGGCGAAATAGAATCCCTGGAACACGTCCACCCCGTTGGAGAGCAGGCACATGGCCTCCTCGGCCGTCTCCACTCCCTCGGCCAGAACCAGGCAGCCGAGTCGGTTGGACATCTGAACGAAGCTGCGGACCACCTCCAGTTTGTGGAAGTGCCGGTCCACGGCGCTTACCAAAGAGCGGTCCAGCTTAATGACGTCCGGCTTGAGAATGGGGATGCGGTCCAGATTGGAAAATCCCGCCCCCACATCGTCAAGCGCGATAAGGAAGCCGCGCTCCCTGTAGAATCGCACGAAAGTTATGAGGGCTTCGATATCCTCGCATCGGGACTCGATGATTTCGATGATGACGTTTGCGGGACTGATTCCGCAGCGGGCGACCAGGTTGAGCAGATGGCAGGAGCCGCGCGTCTCCTCGTTAATGCAGGAGGCGTCGATGTTCATGGAGAGCATCAACCCCTTGTCCCTTCTGTGAAGAGCGGCGAAGGATTCCGCCGCGTTGGTTCGGCAGGCCCGGTCCAGGGCGAGCCGGGATGCCCTGTCCCGGGCCTGCTCGAACAGCAGGGTAGGAGGTATGATTTCTCCGCTTTGGGGGTCGAACCCCCTGCTCAGCGCCTCCAGCCCGACGACCGCCTTCCTCTTGAGGGAGACCTGGGGCTGGAAATGCGTGACCAGGAAGCGATTTTCAATGATCTCTTGTATGTCAGGCACTTCGGTCAACCTTGAAATATCTTGCCTGTCGGCCGTTAACGCTTTTGGTTCCGTGTGCCTTGCCGCTTTTTTGCCGGGGCGGCCCGATCGGGCCGCCCCGGCTATATTGTCGCAATCCGCTCTAGAGAATCCCGTCCTCACCGGTCCTGATGCGCAGGGCCTTGGTCAGTTCGGTTACGAAGATCACGCCGTCGCCCTCGGTGCCGGTCTGCCCGGAGGCCAGGATGGCTTCGATCGCCTTGGCTTCGAAATCGTCGTTCACGCCGATTTCGAGACGGACCTTCTTAAGCAGGTTCACTTCCATCTGCACGCCGCGGTAGGTTTCGGTGAACCCCTTCTGGCGTCCGGAACCGAGGATGTTGGTCACGGACAGGGAATAGATTTCCTTGGCGTACAGGGCCTGCTTCACGTCGTTGAGCTTTTCGGGCCTGATGTATGCAATGATGAGCTTCATTTTATTATTCTCCTTGAATGATCTCTGGTTGCGCTTCGACTACTCGTTGCTGAAGAGCTGGAAGCCGTTGTAGGACTCGGAGCCGTGCTCGGCGATGTCCAGACCCTTGAGCTCCTCTTCCTTGGTCACGCGGATGCCGAAGATCGCCTTGACGATGTTCATGAGGATGAAGCCGCAGCCGAAGGCCCAGACGAAGAAGGTGCCCGCGCCGATGAGCTGCACGCCGAGCTGTCCCATGCCGCCGCCGAAGAACAGGCCGCCGTCGGTGTTGAACAGGCCGCAGGCGATGGTGCCCCACGCGCCGCAGACGCCGTGAACCGAAGCCGCGCCGACCGGATCGTCGATCTTGAGGACCTTGTCGATGAACTCGATGGACATGACGACCAGCACGCCCGCCACCAGGCCGATGAGGATCGAGGGGCCGGGAGTGACGGTGGCGCAAGGTGCGGTGATGCCGACCAAACCGGCCAATGCGCCGTTCATGGTCATGGAGATGTCGGGCTTGCCGTAGCGGAACCAGGAGATGAACATGGCGCCGAGGGTGCCGCCGCAAGCCGCCAGGGAGGTGTTCATGGCGATCAGGCCGATGGTGTCGTCGGCGGTGGTGGTGGAGCCGGGGTTGAAGCCGAACCAGCCGAACCAGAGGATGAAGACGCCCAGGCCTGCCA is part of the Desulfovibrio sp. Fe33 genome and harbors:
- a CDS encoding glutamate synthase-related protein codes for the protein MNNYPKSNDVIGSVNRGNAIESGLCTLCRADCQGKCETWLSSMRGREILYPRDFGMVTAGSGNTTHVGVSYNSLRIQGLNYGAMGAANTDADLLFTDVSLETSFGAHEITKCKVPFMTGALGSTFIAAKYWDAFAVGCALVGAPIVIGENVVGVDRDAEISNGRIRKAPELERRIDTYMRYYDGYGAIIVQMNVEDTRNGVAEYVAEKYGDKVIIELKWGQGAKNIGGEIEVSSIEYAQFLKKRGYLVDPDPEKPEVKDGYARGSIKHFARHSRLGYTNLSTYEQVRDEFMNSIKYLRKLGFKRISLKTGSYGMEALAMAIKFASEAELDLLTMDGSGGGTGMSPWNMMESWGVPSILLHAKAHEYASRLAARGKRVVDLSFAGGFAKGSNIFKALALGAPYAKMICMGRAMMIPGFLGANIEGALFPERRAAVHGNWDKLPASVTNYGKTPEEIYACYQDVEKYVGADEMKNIPLGAVGIWSLVDKLSAALQQLMCGARKFRLEEISRADIASGNRETERETGIGFITDIMDETAKKILDM
- a CDS encoding EAL domain-containing protein; amino-acid sequence: MPDIQEIIENRFLVTHFQPQVSLKRKAVVGLEALSRGFDPQSGEIIPPTLLFEQARDRASRLALDRACRTNAAESFAALHRRDKGLMLSMNIDASCINEETRGSCHLLNLVARCGISPANVIIEIIESRCEDIEALITFVRFYRERGFLIALDDVGAGFSNLDRIPILKPDVIKLDRSLVSAVDRHFHKLEVVRSFVQMSNRLGCLVLAEGVETAEEAMCLLSNGVDVFQGFYFARPAPGLDAVPGMSSKVDALAERHRENRTQQIADAKRLYSSYDLIVLTMCQSLAETPAKDTGPALAGFIETYDVVECLYVLDMRGNQISETVCDERRLTTCKRFLYEPAEVGADHSLKEYFLPIQAGLEKFTTRPYISLASGNLCITISHVFYHKSSGRHRILCVDMSREDEPACCP
- a CDS encoding P-II family nitrogen regulator, producing MKLIIAYIRPEKLNDVKQALYAKEIYSLSVTNILGSGRQKGFTETYRGVQMEVNLLKKVRLEIGVNDDFEAKAIEAILASGQTGTEGDGVIFVTELTKALRIRTGEDGIL